One segment of Fusobacterium russii ATCC 25533 DNA contains the following:
- a CDS encoding NRAMP family divalent metal transporter: MKNKNISVLLGAAFLMATSAIGPGFMTQTAKFTKDMGATFAFVIAISVIMSFIAQLNVWRVLAVSKKRGQDLANDVFPGLGYFITFLVCLGGLAFNIGNVGGAALGFQVLFSLDLKLGALISGALGVIIFISKSASKIMDKMTQILGAMMILLIGYVAFVTNPPVGLAAKETFMPSSINFIAIITLIGGTVGGYIIFSGGHRLIDAGIVGEENLDQVNKSAILGIGVATIVRIFLFLAVLGVVALGHNLDPSNPAADAFKIAAGTMGYKIFGLVFLAAALTSIVGAAYTSVSFLKTLFKIVEKYENIFIILFIVSSTLILIFLGRPVKLLVLAGSLNGLILPITLAIALIASKKKSIVKEYKHSQILFILGWAVVIFTAYIGVNSLKSLLTLFNS, encoded by the coding sequence ATGAAAAATAAGAATATTTCAGTCCTTTTAGGGGCAGCTTTTTTAATGGCAACTTCAGCAATAGGTCCGGGTTTTATGACACAGACAGCTAAATTTACAAAAGATATGGGAGCAACATTTGCTTTTGTAATAGCAATTTCTGTAATTATGTCTTTTATAGCACAGTTAAATGTATGGAGAGTTTTAGCTGTTTCTAAAAAAAGAGGACAAGATTTGGCTAATGATGTTTTTCCGGGTTTGGGATATTTTATAACATTCTTAGTTTGTTTGGGAGGGCTTGCATTCAATATAGGAAATGTTGGAGGAGCAGCTTTAGGTTTTCAAGTTCTTTTCAGTTTAGATTTAAAATTAGGGGCTTTAATTAGCGGAGCTTTAGGAGTAATAATATTTATTTCAAAAAGTGCTTCTAAAATAATGGATAAAATGACTCAAATACTTGGAGCTATGATGATATTGTTAATAGGTTATGTAGCTTTTGTTACAAATCCACCAGTTGGACTTGCTGCAAAGGAAACTTTTATGCCTTCAAGTATAAATTTTATAGCAATAATAACTCTTATAGGTGGAACTGTAGGGGGCTATATAATATTTTCAGGAGGACATAGGCTTATAGATGCGGGAATAGTTGGGGAAGAAAACCTAGATCAAGTTAATAAATCTGCTATATTGGGTATAGGGGTTGCAACAATAGTTAGGATATTTTTATTTTTAGCAGTTTTAGGTGTTGTGGCTTTAGGACATAATTTAGACCCATCAAATCCGGCAGCAGATGCATTTAAAATCGCAGCGGGAACTATGGGCTATAAAATATTTGGTCTGGTATTTTTAGCAGCTGCATTAACATCAATAGTTGGAGCAGCTTACACAAGTGTATCTTTTTTAAAAACTTTATTTAAAATAGTAGAAAAATATGAAAATATTTTTATAATTTTATTTATTGTTTCATCTACATTGATTTTAATATTTTTAGGTAGACCGGTAAAATTACTTGTCTTAGCAGGTTCATTAAATGGTCTAATCCTTCCAATAACTTTAGCCATAGCTTTAATAGCAAGTAAAAAGAAAAGCATAGTTAAGGAATATAAACACTCACAAATATTATTTATATTAGGTTGGGCAGTTGTTATATTCACCGCCTATATAGGAGTTAATTCTCTTAAAAGTTTATTAACATTATTCAATAGCTAG
- the hisS gene encoding histidine--tRNA ligase, with protein sequence MELIKAVRGTKDIIGEEAKKYIYISNITQEMLENYGYNFAKTPIFEETDLFKRGIGEATDVVEKEMYTFKDRGERSITLRPENTASIVRCYLENAIYAKEDVSRFYYNGSMFRYERPQAGRQREFNQIGVEVLGEKSPILDAEVIAMGYNLLKKLGITDLEVKINSVGSKESRSLYREKLVNHFKVHLDELCEDCKDRINRNPLRLLDCKVDSHKDFYKDVPSIIDSLFEEERRHYEEVKKYLDIFGVKYTEDPSLVRGLDYYSSTVFEIVTNKLGSQGTVLGGGRYDNLLKELGNKDIPAVGFAAGVERIMMLLEDYPKNNPDVYVAWIGDKTIEKAMRISEDLRKNNFKTYVDYSAKGMKSHMKKADKLGVRYCLILGEDELNKNVVVIKNFETREQKEVKFEDILKELTK encoded by the coding sequence ATGGAACTGATAAAAGCTGTAAGAGGAACAAAGGATATTATAGGAGAAGAGGCGAAAAAATATATTTACATTTCAAATATAACACAGGAAATGCTTGAAAATTATGGTTATAATTTTGCTAAAACACCAATTTTTGAAGAAACAGACTTATTTAAAAGAGGTATAGGAGAGGCAACAGATGTTGTTGAAAAAGAAATGTATACTTTTAAAGATAGAGGGGAAAGATCTATAACTCTAAGACCTGAAAATACGGCTTCAATAGTTAGATGTTACTTAGAAAATGCTATATATGCAAAGGAAGATGTGAGTAGATTTTATTACAATGGTTCAATGTTTAGATATGAAAGACCTCAAGCCGGCAGACAAAGAGAGTTTAATCAAATTGGGGTTGAAGTTTTAGGAGAGAAATCTCCCATACTTGATGCTGAAGTTATTGCAATGGGCTATAACTTACTTAAAAAATTGGGAATTACAGATTTAGAAGTAAAAATAAATTCAGTTGGCTCAAAAGAGTCAAGATCTCTTTATAGAGAAAAGTTAGTAAATCATTTTAAAGTTCATTTAGATGAGCTATGTGAAGATTGTAAGGACAGAATAAATAGAAATCCTTTAAGGTTGCTTGACTGTAAAGTTGATTCACATAAAGATTTTTATAAAGATGTGCCGAGTATAATAGATTCTTTATTTGAGGAAGAAAGAAGACACTATGAAGAAGTAAAAAAATATTTGGATATATTCGGAGTAAAATATACAGAAGATCCGAGTTTAGTAAGAGGTCTTGATTATTACTCAAGTACGGTTTTTGAGATTGTAACAAATAAGCTTGGCTCTCAAGGTACTGTTTTGGGTGGTGGAAGATATGACAATTTACTGAAAGAGTTAGGTAATAAAGATATACCGGCAGTCGGTTTTGCAGCAGGTGTAGAAAGAATAATGATGCTTTTAGAAGATTATCCTAAGAACAATCCGGATGTTTATGTAGCTTGGATAGGGGATAAAACAATAGAGAAAGCAATGAGAATAAGTGAAGATTTGAGAAAAAATAATTTTAAAACTTATGTGGACTATTCAGCTAAGGGAATGAAGTCGCATATGAAAAAGGCTGATAAGCTTGGAGTTAGATACTGCCTAATACTGGGAGAAGATGAACTTAACAAAAATGTAGTTGTAATTAAAAATTTTGAAACTAGAGAACAAAAAGAAGTAAAATTTGAAGATATTTTAAAAGAGTTAACAAAATAA
- a CDS encoding biotin-dependent carboxyltransferase family protein: MPNMKVIKPGLCTTIQDIGRIGYQQYGIPVSGVMDEFAFRVANFLVEADENNAVLEIPYLGPTLEFDFDVTIAITGANLNPKINGQDITMWRSMNIKKGDVLTFSSMKSGARAYLAFAAEIDVPLVNGSKSTLLKSKLGGFEGRQLNIGDVVNFKNPKLVEKRKILASKYIPQYLKSEEIRVVLGPQDDYFTEKGIKTFLNSEYEITKEADRMGMRLEGEFIEHKNKADIISDAAVFGSIQVPGNGKPIILLADRQTTGGYTKIATVIKADLPKLAQMTTGNKIRFKNLNIEEAEQEYRNFYNRLEEIKNSMVVNKKTYSEKELKVLRKLFGERLGK; encoded by the coding sequence ATGCCTAATATGAAAGTAATTAAGCCCGGTCTTTGTACAACAATTCAAGATATTGGAAGAATAGGCTACCAACAATATGGTATTCCAGTTTCAGGTGTTATGGATGAGTTTGCATTTAGAGTTGCAAATTTTTTGGTAGAGGCGGATGAGAATAATGCAGTGTTAGAAATTCCTTATTTAGGTCCTACATTAGAGTTTGATTTTGATGTAACTATTGCAATTACAGGAGCAAATTTAAATCCAAAAATAAACGGACAAGATATAACTATGTGGAGAAGTATGAATATAAAAAAAGGTGATGTACTTACATTTTCTTCAATGAAATCGGGGGCAAGAGCATACCTGGCTTTTGCAGCTGAAATTGATGTTCCACTTGTAAATGGAAGTAAATCAACTCTTTTAAAATCAAAATTAGGTGGCTTTGAAGGTAGGCAACTAAATATAGGAGATGTAGTAAATTTTAAAAATCCCAAGTTAGTAGAGAAAAGAAAAATTTTAGCTTCAAAATATATACCTCAATATTTAAAGTCTGAAGAAATAAGAGTAGTTTTAGGACCACAGGATGATTATTTTACAGAAAAGGGGATAAAAACTTTTCTTAATAGTGAATATGAAATAACAAAAGAAGCTGATAGAATGGGTATGAGATTGGAGGGAGAGTTTATAGAACATAAAAATAAGGCGGATATAATTTCAGATGCGGCTGTATTTGGTTCTATACAGGTTCCGGGAAATGGAAAACCCATTATCCTACTTGCAGATAGACAAACAACAGGGGGCTATACTAAGATTGCTACAGTAATAAAGGCTGATTTACCAAAACTTGCTCAGATGACCACAGGAAATAAAATAAGATTTAAAAACTTAAACATCGAAGAGGCAGAACAGGAGTACAGAAACTTTTATAATAGATTGGAAGAGATAAAAAATAGTATGGTAGTAAATAAAAAAACTTATTCTGAAAAAGAGCTTAAAGTTTTGAGAAAGCTTTTTGGAGAGCGTTTAGGAAAATAA
- a CDS encoding LamB/YcsF family protein: MKYYVDLNSDIGEGFGSYKMGLDEEIMKCVTSVNVACGWHAGDPLIMDKTIKFAKEHNVEIGAHPGYPDLLGFGRRKMDISPEEARAYMLYQLGALEGFAKANGVKIQHMKLHGGFYNSAAVEPKLADAVLDGIEQFDKNIIVMILSGSYMAKEAKRRGLRVAEEVFADRGYNEDGTLVNRKLPGAFVKDPEEAIARVIKMVKTKKVTAVNGKEIDIEADSICVHGDNPKAIEFVEKIRRSLIESGIEVQSLNKFIK, from the coding sequence ATGAAATATTATGTGGATTTAAACAGTGATATCGGGGAAGGATTCGGCAGTTATAAGATGGGGCTTGATGAAGAAATTATGAAATGTGTTACAAGTGTAAATGTGGCATGTGGTTGGCATGCAGGTGATCCACTCATTATGGATAAGACTATTAAGTTTGCAAAAGAGCATAATGTTGAAATTGGAGCACATCCAGGCTATCCAGATTTATTGGGCTTTGGAAGAAGAAAGATGGATATAAGCCCGGAAGAAGCAAGAGCTTATATGTTATATCAGCTTGGAGCTTTAGAGGGCTTTGCCAAGGCTAATGGAGTAAAAATTCAACATATGAAATTGCATGGAGGTTTTTATAATTCAGCAGCTGTAGAACCAAAACTTGCAGATGCTGTTTTAGATGGTATAGAGCAATTTGATAAAAATATTATTGTAATGATACTGAGTGGAAGTTATATGGCTAAGGAAGCTAAAAGAAGAGGGTTAAGAGTTGCCGAAGAAGTTTTTGCTGACAGGGGTTATAATGAAGATGGGACTTTGGTAAATAGAAAATTGCCCGGAGCTTTTGTAAAAGATCCAGAAGAAGCAATAGCGAGAGTTATAAAAATGGTCAAAACTAAAAAAGTAACAGCTGTGAATGGAAAAGAAATAGACATAGAGGCTGATTCAATTTGCGTGCATGGTGATAATCCAAAAGCAATTGAATTTGTTGAAAAAATAAGAAGGTCTTTAATAGAAAGCGGAATAGAGGTACAATCTTTAAATAAATTTATAAAATAG
- a CDS encoding BRO-N domain-containing protein: protein MNDIKLFENKEIRSVWLEKKEEWFFSIVDIVGVLTESKDSGAYWRKLKQRLNAEGSEVVTLCHALKLKSHKDGKMYKTDVADMQGIFRIIQTIPSPKAEPLKMWLAQVGKERIDEIIDSELSIDRALETYLKKGYTPEWINQRLQAIQVRKELTDTWREQGIEKAQEYAILTNEITKAWSGMSTKEYKNFKKIVPEN, encoded by the coding sequence ATGAATGATATTAAACTTTTTGAAAATAAAGAAATCCGTTCCGTTTGGCTTGAAAAAAAAGAAGAATGGTTTTTTAGTATAGTTGATATTGTTGGGGTTTTAACAGAAAGTAAGGATTCAGGTGCATACTGGAGAAAGCTTAAACAAAGATTGAATGCAGAGGGTAGCGAGGTCGTGACACTTTGTCACGCACTGAAATTAAAATCACATAAAGATGGAAAAATGTATAAAACAGATGTGGCTGATATGCAAGGAATTTTTAGAATAATTCAAACTATACCTTCTCCAAAAGCAGAGCCCTTAAAAATGTGGTTAGCTCAAGTTGGAAAAGAAAGAATAGATGAAATTATTGATTCGGAACTTTCTATTGATAGAGCACTAGAAACATATTTAAAAAAAGGTTATACTCCTGAATGGATTAATCAAAGATTACAAGCAATTCAAGTTAGAAAAGAGTTAACAGATACTTGGAGAGAACAAGGTATTGAAAAAGCTCAAGAATATGCTATTTTAACAAATGAGATTACAAAAGCTTGGTCTGGTATGTCAACAAAGGAATATAAAAACTTTAAAAAAATAGTTCCAGAAAATTAA
- a CDS encoding RelA/SpoT domain-containing protein → MLNNLDKKTFFKEFAIDEEYFNSTGLDWDELVKIYNDYVKLTSLLEKEAGHIVSKLIDVPSVHSVRRRVKKPSHLIEKIIRKGKKYKDRNISVENYKEIVTDLIGVRVLHLFKDDWRCIHNEIVNLWNLHETPQINIRRGDYNIEEFEESIKDLNCEVIVREHGYRSVHYLIEINITKSTNILVEIQVRTVFEEAWSEIDHIMRYPYDVDNPIITEYLAIFNRIVGSADEMGTFLKKVKKDFSLNKDINDLERELDMKFK, encoded by the coding sequence ATGCTTAATAATTTAGACAAAAAAACTTTTTTTAAGGAATTTGCTATTGATGAAGAATACTTTAATTCAACAGGACTTGATTGGGATGAACTTGTAAAAATATATAATGACTATGTTAAATTAACCAGCTTACTTGAAAAAGAAGCTGGGCATATTGTTTCTAAACTGATTGACGTTCCATCTGTGCATTCAGTAAGAAGAAGGGTTAAAAAACCTAGCCATCTGATTGAAAAAATAATTAGAAAGGGTAAAAAATATAAGGATAGAAATATATCTGTTGAAAATTATAAAGAAATTGTTACTGATTTAATAGGTGTCAGAGTACTTCATCTTTTTAAAGATGATTGGAGATGTATACATAATGAAATTGTAAATCTATGGAATTTACATGAAACTCCTCAAATAAATATAAGACGAGGAGATTACAATATTGAAGAGTTTGAAGAAAGCATAAAAGATTTAAATTGTGAAGTTATAGTAAGAGAACATGGTTATAGGTCTGTTCATTATTTAATTGAGATTAATATTACAAAGTCAACTAATATTCTAGTTGAAATTCAAGTTAGAACTGTTTTTGAAGAAGCATGGAGTGAAATTGATCATATTATGAGGTATCCTTATGATGTTGACAATCCAATTATTACAGAATATTTGGCTATATTTAATCGTATAGTTGGTTCTGCTGATGAAATGGGAACTTTTTTAAAAAAAGTAAAAAAAGATTTCTCACTAAATAAAGATATTAATGATTTAGAAAGAGAATTGGATATGAAATTTAAATAG
- a CDS encoding helix-turn-helix domain-containing protein, whose amino-acid sequence MNIRAIILEILKNRIGEYASAKKLQENLGLSLTFIYMLVKNENVKSRAKYGRKEYELSSFLNSLNFSTNIYPISNPLTQEDFYINNFFNWSPKNEIETFLENMLLDNLGEFCSTKDLVQMFGISKTSWYDLMERGEIMCLNIESRKIIVTRSLLPFLRESMQDF is encoded by the coding sequence ATGAATATCAGAGCAATAATTTTAGAGATTTTAAAAAACAGAATAGGAGAGTATGCAAGTGCAAAAAAACTTCAAGAAAATTTAGGTTTAAGTTTAACTTTTATTTATATGCTTGTAAAAAATGAAAATGTTAAATCAAGAGCTAAGTATGGTAGAAAGGAATATGAACTTTCTTCTTTTTTGAATAGCTTAAATTTCAGCACTAATATATATCCAATATCAAATCCTCTAACACAAGAGGATTTTTATATTAACAATTTCTTTAATTGGTCGCCTAAAAATGAGATAGAAACATTTTTAGAAAATATGCTTTTAGATAATTTAGGTGAGTTCTGCTCCACAAAGGATTTAGTTCAGATGTTCGGCATAAGCAAGACAAGTTGGTATGATTTAATGGAGAGAGGAGAAATAATGTGCTTAAATATTGAAAGCAGAAAAATTATTGTAACTCGTTCACTACTTCCATTCCTAAGAGAATCTATGCAAGATTTTTAG
- the aspS gene encoding aspartate--tRNA ligase: MIYRTHNLGELRIENVGEIVTLSGWVDTKRDLGGLTFVDLRDREGKTQIVFDIDYTNKEVVELAQKLKNETVIRVVGEVKERASKNPNLPTGSIEIFVKEMEILNPCDVLPFQISGIEDNLSENIRLTYRYLDIRRPKMINNLKMRHRMIMSIGNYMDKAGFLDVDTPVLTKSTPEGARDFLVPSRINGGTFYALPQSPQLFKQLLMIGGVEKYFQIAKCFRDEDLRADRQPEFTQLDIEMSFVEKEDVMNEIEGLAKYVFKNVTGEEANYTFERMPHREAMDRFGSDKPDIRFGVELKDLSEILKNTEFKAFSSTIENGGIIKALAAPNCAEKFSRKVIAEYEEYLKVYFGAKGLAYIKLGKDEISSPIAKFLKEDEIKAIIEKTEAKAGDVIFIVADKKKVVNAALGALRLKIGKDLNLINKDEFKFLWVVDFPMFEYDEEEQRYKAEHHPFTSIKKEDLDKFLAGQTEDIRTNTYDLVLNGSEIGGGSIRIYNPEIQAMVFERLGFSIEEAKERFGFFLEAFRYGAPPHGGLAFGIDRWLMVMLKEESIRDVIPFPKTNKGQCLMTEAPNTVDKKQLEELFIKSTFEEK, from the coding sequence GTGATTTATAGAACACACAATCTTGGTGAATTAAGGATTGAAAATGTTGGAGAAATTGTTACATTATCCGGTTGGGTTGATACAAAAAGAGATTTAGGTGGGCTAACTTTTGTTGATTTAAGAGATAGAGAGGGAAAAACTCAGATAGTTTTTGATATTGATTATACAAATAAGGAAGTTGTAGAGCTTGCTCAAAAATTAAAAAACGAAACTGTAATAAGAGTAGTTGGTGAAGTGAAAGAAAGAGCTAGTAAAAATCCTAATTTACCGACAGGAAGTATAGAAATATTTGTAAAAGAAATGGAAATTTTAAATCCTTGTGATGTACTGCCTTTTCAAATATCCGGGATAGAAGATAATTTAAGTGAAAATATAAGGCTTACTTATAGATATTTAGATATAAGAAGACCTAAGATGATAAATAATTTAAAAATGCGTCATAGGATGATAATGTCTATTGGAAATTATATGGACAAGGCAGGATTTTTAGATGTAGATACTCCAGTTTTGACTAAATCCACTCCTGAGGGAGCTAGAGATTTTTTAGTTCCAAGCAGGATAAATGGCGGAACATTTTATGCTCTACCACAGTCCCCACAACTATTTAAGCAGCTCTTAATGATAGGTGGAGTTGAAAAATATTTTCAAATTGCAAAATGTTTTAGAGATGAGGATTTAAGAGCGGACAGGCAGCCGGAATTTACACAGCTTGATATAGAAATGTCCTTTGTTGAAAAAGAAGATGTAATGAATGAAATAGAAGGACTTGCAAAATATGTTTTTAAAAATGTAACAGGCGAAGAAGCCAATTATACTTTTGAGAGAATGCCTCATAGAGAAGCGATGGATAGATTTGGTTCTGATAAGCCGGATATAAGATTTGGAGTTGAGTTAAAAGATTTAAGTGAAATCTTAAAAAATACAGAATTTAAAGCTTTTAGCTCTACCATAGAAAATGGTGGAATAATAAAAGCTTTAGCAGCTCCTAATTGTGCTGAAAAATTTTCAAGAAAAGTTATTGCAGAATATGAAGAATATCTAAAGGTGTATTTTGGAGCAAAGGGCTTAGCATATATTAAACTTGGAAAAGACGAAATTTCTTCTCCAATAGCTAAATTTTTAAAAGAAGATGAAATAAAAGCTATAATAGAAAAAACTGAAGCTAAGGCGGGAGATGTAATTTTTATAGTTGCCGATAAGAAAAAAGTTGTTAATGCGGCACTTGGAGCATTGAGATTAAAAATAGGAAAAGATTTAAATCTAATTAATAAAGACGAATTTAAATTTTTATGGGTAGTTGATTTTCCAATGTTTGAATATGACGAAGAAGAACAAAGATACAAAGCTGAACATCACCCATTTACTTCAATAAAAAAGGAAGATTTGGATAAATTTTTAGCAGGACAGACTGAAGATATAAGAACTAATACCTATGACCTAGTCTTAAATGGTTCAGAAATAGGTGGAGGCTCAATAAGAATTTATAATCCTGAAATTCAAGCTATGGTTTTTGAACGTTTGGGCTTTAGTATAGAAGAAGCAAAAGAACGATTTGGTTTCTTCTTAGAGGCATTTAGATATGGAGCTCCTCCCCATGGTGGGCTTGCTTTTGGAATAGATAGATGGCTTATGGTAATGTTAAAAGAAGAATCTATAAGAGATGTGATTCCATTTCCGAAGACAAATAAAGGACAATGTTTAATGACAGAGGCACCAAATACAGTAGATAAAAAACAACTTGAAGAGTTATTTATAAAATCAACTTTTGAGGAAAAGTAG
- a CDS encoding SIR2 family protein: MADLFSKNDFNKFNIFLGEFLNKITNSPTTQAISRELFSIKKKDYILLNSNISLPELAQNLLDDVVLEKSEIIKILSKLFSDNTKYNITFHKNLLDSNLFSSIFSSSYDYIIEDYFFDLVNKNTPFCVNNDELKKISFYKIYGDLKESEKFVLSTQDIKRIKVLAFYETFWKKICADLCKNPTILLGINFNDSAFLGILDFIFSKVKNLHKPVFIYTDNNIKTENMEYFIKKYSMEVIEGQQNDFFNIIKEHFPAIKTAGDAPLQGYA; encoded by the coding sequence ATGGCAGATTTATTTTCTAAAAATGATTTCAATAAATTTAATATCTTCCTAGGTGAATTTTTAAATAAAATCACTAATTCGCCTACTACTCAAGCTATATCAAGAGAATTATTTTCTATTAAGAAAAAAGACTATATTTTATTAAACAGCAATATTTCTCTTCCAGAATTAGCACAGAATCTTCTTGATGATGTAGTTTTAGAAAAGAGTGAAATAATAAAAATTTTAAGTAAACTCTTTTCTGATAATACAAAATATAACATCACTTTTCATAAAAATCTTTTAGATTCTAATTTATTTTCTTCTATTTTTAGCTCAAGTTATGACTATATTATAGAGGATTATTTCTTTGATTTGGTAAATAAAAATACACCGTTCTGTGTAAATAATGATGAGTTAAAAAAAATATCCTTTTATAAAATATATGGTGACTTAAAAGAAAGTGAGAAATTTGTCCTTTCAACTCAGGATATAAAAAGAATCAAAGTGTTAGCTTTTTATGAAACTTTTTGGAAAAAAATTTGTGCTGATTTATGTAAAAATCCGACTATCCTTTTAGGAATAAATTTTAATGATTCTGCCTTTTTAGGAATCTTAGACTTTATCTTCTCAAAGGTAAAAAATTTACATAAACCTGTATTTATATATACTGATAATAATATAAAGACCGAAAATATGGAATATTTTATAAAAAAATATTCTATGGAGGTTATAGAAGGACAACAAAATGACTTTTTTAATATTATAAAAGAGCATTTCCCCGCGATAAAAACGGCAGGTGATGCTCCTTTACAGGGGTATGCCTAA
- a CDS encoding replication-associated recombination protein A, whose translation MNLFQENYEDKKPLAYRLRPQKLEDFVGQEKLLGKDGIITKLIENSTLTNSIFFGPPGCGKSSLGEIISNTLDCNFEKLNATVASVYDIREVAERARKNIEYYNKKTILFLDEIHRFNKNQQDALLSYCEDGTLILIGATTENPYYNLNNALLSRVMIFEFKALNRQNIESLIEKALKYLKIDMENEIKNIIMDISQGDSRIALNYVELYSNIHSQISKEEVLNLFKERNVSFHKKQDKYDMISALIKSVRGSDPDSAIYWLARLLDGGEDPRYIARRIFIEASEDIGMANSEALLIANATMNASERIGMPEIRIILAHAVIYLAISTKSNSAYLAIDNALSDIKKGNLQAVPFNIKHDNVDYKYPHNYNENFIKQKYMNEKKKYYIPGNNKNEKLILEKLNKLWTE comes from the coding sequence ATGAATTTATTTCAGGAGAATTATGAAGATAAAAAACCTCTGGCATATAGACTTAGACCGCAAAAACTTGAAGATTTTGTAGGGCAGGAAAAATTACTTGGTAAAGATGGAATTATAACTAAGTTAATAGAAAATTCAACTTTAACAAATTCAATTTTTTTTGGTCCACCGGGTTGTGGTAAAAGCAGTTTAGGAGAAATAATTTCAAATACCTTAGACTGCAATTTTGAAAAATTAAATGCAACTGTTGCTTCAGTTTATGATATTAGAGAGGTCGCAGAAAGAGCCAGAAAAAATATAGAATACTACAATAAGAAAACAATTCTATTTTTGGATGAAATTCATAGATTCAATAAAAATCAACAAGATGCCCTACTATCATATTGTGAAGACGGTACATTGATATTAATAGGAGCAACGACAGAAAATCCATACTATAATTTAAATAATGCACTTTTATCGAGAGTCATGATTTTTGAATTTAAAGCTTTAAATAGGCAGAATATAGAAAGTCTTATAGAGAAAGCATTAAAGTATTTAAAAATTGATATGGAAAATGAAATAAAAAATATAATTATGGATATTTCACAGGGAGATTCAAGAATAGCACTGAATTATGTTGAACTCTATTCAAATATTCATTCACAGATTTCAAAAGAAGAAGTTTTAAATTTATTTAAAGAAAGAAATGTATCCTTTCATAAAAAGCAGGATAAATATGATATGATTTCAGCACTTATAAAATCAGTGAGAGGCAGTGATCCTGATTCAGCTATTTACTGGTTGGCAAGATTATTAGATGGTGGTGAAGACCCAAGATACATAGCCAGAAGAATTTTTATAGAGGCAAGTGAAGATATAGGAATGGCAAATTCGGAGGCATTACTTATTGCAAATGCTACAATGAATGCAAGCGAAAGAATAGGAATGCCGGAAATTAGAATAATTTTAGCTCATGCAGTTATTTATTTAGCCATATCCACTAAGAGTAATTCGGCTTATCTAGCTATAGATAATGCACTTTCAGATATAAAGAAAGGAAATTTGCAAGCTGTTCCATTCAATATAAAACATGATAATGTAGACTATAAATACCCACATAATTACAATGAAAATTTCATCAAACAAAAATATATGAATGAAAAGAAAAAATATTATATTCCTGGAAATAATAAAAACGAAAAACTAATTTTAGAAAAGTTAAATAAACTATGGACTGAGTAG
- the pxpB gene encoding 5-oxoprolinase subunit PxpB: protein MTSIKFLPAGDSSFVIEFGNEISPEVNKKIRKMMEDLKKENIDGIVEMVPTYCSLLINYNPCKISFSILKNRIEELLNNLSSGIEDDEVTLIEIPTLYNDEYGPDLEYVANYNKLSKEKVIKIHTATDYLVYMLGFMPGFTYLGGMSEKIATPRLESPRLQIFPGSVGIAGKQTGMYPSLSPGGWRIIGRTPLKLYNSESDKPVFISSGDYVRYIAIDEKEYRKIEEEVQKGSYEVKIHRIKRGELNA, encoded by the coding sequence ATGACTTCAATAAAATTTTTACCGGCGGGAGATTCTTCATTTGTTATTGAATTTGGAAATGAAATTTCTCCTGAAGTTAATAAAAAAATACGAAAAATGATGGAAGATTTAAAAAAAGAAAATATAGATGGAATTGTAGAAATGGTTCCAACTTATTGTTCATTACTAATAAATTACAATCCTTGTAAAATAAGTTTTAGTATTTTAAAAAATAGAATAGAAGAACTTTTAAATAATCTTTCCAGTGGTATTGAAGATGATGAGGTTACTTTAATAGAAATTCCAACTCTGTATAATGATGAATATGGTCCTGACTTAGAATATGTAGCAAACTATAATAAGTTATCCAAGGAAAAAGTTATAAAAATTCATACTGCAACTGATTATTTAGTCTATATGCTAGGTTTTATGCCAGGTTTTACCTATCTTGGTGGAATGAGTGAAAAAATTGCAACTCCAAGGCTTGAAAGCCCAAGACTTCAAATTTTTCCTGGTTCAGTTGGTATTGCAGGGAAGCAGACAGGAATGTATCCTTCACTTTCTCCGGGCGGTTGGAGAATAATTGGAAGAACACCTTTAAAATTATATAATTCTGAAAGTGATAAGCCTGTTTTTATAAGTTCAGGGGACTATGTGAGATATATTGCCATAGATGAAAAAGAGTACAGGAAAATAGAAGAAGAAGTTCAAAAAGGAAGCTATGAAGTGAAAATTCACAGAATAAAAAGAGGTGAGTTGAATGCCTAA